Genomic window (Streptomyces yatensis):
GGACCCCTTCGGCCACTCCATGGTGAACGTGCCGGGTGTGATCCGCTCCGGGTCCAGATCGCCCGCGAGCGCCCAGACGGTGACCTCCTTGCCCCCGGTCTGCGTCACGGAGCCGAGCGGAATCGGCTCGCCGCCGGGCGGGGGCACGCCGAGCTCCTCCTCGAACTCCCGGCGGGCGGCGGCCTCCGGGGTCTCGTCCTCGTCGTACTCCCCCTTGGGCACGCTCCAGGCGCCCGCGTCCTTGGCGGCCCAGAACGGGCCTCCCATATGGGCGAGCAGTACCTCGACGGCCGGGCCCGCACCGCGGTACAGCAGGAGTCCGGCGCTGCGCTTACGCGTCACAGCGACCAGTGTGCGCCCACCCCGCCGGGGTGGTGTGCCGGGCTCGCCGGGTCAGACCTCGCGGGCGCCAGGTCAGCCCTTGCGGGCGTAGCCGAGGTAGGTGACCAGCGGCCGGGCGTCGGGGGCCAGGACGAAGTCGACGATCGGCGGGATCTGCTCATCGCTGATCTGCCCCTTGCGGCGCGCCATGGTGGCCTTGACCAGGCTGCGCGGGTCCTTGGGCTTGAAGTCGCAGATGTCCTCGTTGCGCAGCCCCTGCCGGTCCAGGGCGGCGGTCAGTTCGGCGGGGGTGCGCAGCCGGGCCGCCGTGTAGCGGCCGGCCGGCATGATCCGGGTCATCGGGACGCGCTGGAAGGCGCCGAGGTAGATCAGCCGGGAGAGAAAGGTGCGGTTGACGGTGTCGTAGATGAGCACACCGCCGGGCCGCAGCACCCGGGCGGCCTCCGCGAGCACCCGGTCGAGATCCGAGGTGATCTCGAAGGTGTCCGCGTAGTAGGCGAGGTCGAACGCCCCGTCGGCGAGGCCGAGTTGCTCGGCGGGCGCGGTGCGGTACTCGATCCCGGGGTGCTCTCCCCCGCCCGCCTCGCGCGCCATCTCGGTCGCGGTGGCGGAGGGGTCGACGGCGACGACGTCGAAGCCGAGCCCGGCCAGTCCGCGGGCCAGCAGCCCGCGGCCGCTGCCCACGACCACGGCGCGGCTGCCGGACGCGGAGAGTTCCGCGCTCTTGAGCGTGGTGCGGACGTACTCCAGGCGGCTGTCCTGGAAGGTGACGGCCCGGATCTGTCGGCCGTCGACGGCCTCCGGCGACCGTGAGTCCAGTTCGATGTGCGGGGCGGCGGCCATCGTCTTCTCCCTCACGGGTGCGCGGATTCGCGGATTCACCGGTGCCTGGGGCGGGCCGGACGGGCTCGCCCGGTTCCCCGAGGAAACCTAACATCCTCAAGTTCCCTCAGGGAACTCGGCTAGGGTTGTGTCATGACCCGTACTCCGCTCGCCGATGTGGCCTGCTCGATCGCCCGCGCCACCGATCTGTTCGGCGACGCCTGGACGGCGCTGATCATGCGAGATGTGCTCACCGGGGTCACCCGCTTCGACGATCTCGCCCATGACCTGGGCATATCGCGGAAGGTCCTGGCCGCCCGGCTGTCCCGGCTGGTCGAGGAGGGGGTGCTGATCCGGGAGCGATACCAGGAGCGGCCGCCGCGTGAGCACTATCGCGCCACCGCGAAGGGCGAGGAGCTCTATCCGGTGCTGCTCGCCCTGATGGACTGGGGCGACCGCTGGTACGCGGGCCCCGCCGGGCCGCCGGCCCGGATCCGCCATCTCGGCTGCGGACAGGACACCACGCCGGTGTCCGCGTGCGCCCACTGCGGGGAGCCCCTGACGGTCGGCAACACCACCCAGCTCCCGGGCCCCGGCGGGCGCACCGGGCCCGGCACCCGGGTGCTCGGGCCGCTGCTCGCCGCGCGGGAGGACGCCCCGGAGACCGGGCACCCGGCGACGGTTTGAGCGAACGGCACGGGGCACTCGGCACAGCAGCCGGGCATCCGACCACGAGGAGCGCCGACCATGCGCTACGAAGAACTGACGGGCCTGGTCCAGGCCCGGGCCCAGCTCCCCGACCGGCAGTCGGCCGAGCGGGCGATACGGGCGACGCTCGAGACCCTCGCCGAGCGCATCCCGGGCGGACTGGCGGACCATATGGCGGCACAGCTGCCGCGGGAGGCGGGCGAGCCCCTGCGCCGGGTCGCCGCCGCACACGAGGGCTCACCCGAGGAGCGGGCGCACCGGCGGGACCACGGCGAGCGGTTCGACCTCACCGGTTTCGCGGGCCGGGTCGCCTGGCGCACCGAGCACACCGAGGAGGAGGCGCTGCGCGAGGCGGCCGCCTTCTTCGAGGTGCTGGACTCGGCCGTGGACCCGGAGCTGATGGAGAAGCTCTACGGCGTGCTGCCGAGCGACATCCGGGAGCTGCTGCCGGAGGCACGGGCCGAGCAGGACGCGCCTCGCTCCGAGCGGGGCCGGCGACCGGACCCCCAGGGCCCGCGGGAGCGGTAGGAGCGCGGTTCACTTCGACTGCCCCGGGTGGTCGGGATGACCGTGGCGCGGCGGCGGGCTCGGCTCGGCCGCCGTCTGCGGGGTCACCGGCGATCCGCCCTGCGGCGGAGAGGGCCGCTCGGGGAGCGGCTCGGCATCCGGCTCACCGGGCGAGGGGGTGGCGCCGCCCTCCAGCTGGTGCAGGCGCGCCGTCACCACCTCGATGACCGGAAGGCGGTTGGCATGGGAGCGCTCGTACTCCAGCAGCTGCCGCAGCTGCTCCTCGGTGAGGGCGCGGATGCGGTGCTGCAGGGCACTGAGCGGAAGATGGTCGTAGTCGGCGAGCGGCAGGTCGTCGTGGGTGCTCATCCGTTCTCCTCCCGGGCCCGCCGGGTGCGCATGCGGTTGGCCTTGCGGATGGCGTCCAGCAGCTCCGGCCGGCTCATCCGCGAGCGACCCTCGATGCCCAGCCGCTGTGCCACGTCATAGAGGTGCTGTTTGGTGGCCCGCTCGTCGACGCCCTCGCCGGTACGGCCACCGAGCTGCCGTGGCCGTGCGGACCGCGGATCGGAGGGGCCCTTGCGCCCCTTCTCCTTGCGTTCCCAGTGGTCGCCGATCTTCTCGTACTTGTGCTTCAGGGCCCCGTAGGCCACCCGGTGGGCCCGCTCGCCCTCGCCGTACTGCTCGACGGCCGAGTCATGGGCCTTGATCCAGGTGCGCCGCGCGTCCTCCGGGGAGCGCTCCAGGGTCGACGGAAGCTCTTCCCGTCCCGGCATGGCCGATCACCTCCACTGCTGAGCGCCGAGCGGGTACCCGCGCACATGCGGCGAAAACGACATAGCGGATGAAAGGCGGCCGGAAGGGCTGCCGCCCCGGCGTGCACAACGGGGGGAGCACCGCGGGGCGGCAGCGACCGAGCCGGGAGGACTCGGCCGAGCCGCGGGGGCGTGGGATGTTCCCGGCGGCTCATCGGGGTCTACGGACCCCATCGGTGCCCCGTTCACCTTTTGTCCGATGGTGAGCACCCGCTGGCGAGCACCCGCCGCTCGAGCACCGGCCACGCCCCCCGTGATCGTCTGTCAGGCTGTCCCCATGCCGACCACCACCGTCTCCGAACTCGTCGACGAACTGCTCTCCGGGACCCGCCCGCTGCCGATCATCTCCGCGGGCGTCCCCGTCCTCCGGCAGCCGGCCCTGCCGTACGAGGGCCAGCTGGCCGCGGACCAGCTGGACCGGCTGCTGGCGGCGATGCGGGAGACGATGCACTCCGCGCCCGGAGTGGGGCTCGCCGCCCCGCAGATCGGTGTGCCGCTGCGGCTCGCGGTGATCGAGGACCCGGCGGAGGTGGCGGACGAGGTACGTCAGGTGCGCGGCCGGGTGCCCCAGCCGTACCGGGTGCTGGTCAACCCCGCCTACGAACCGGTCGGTGACGGCCGGGCGGCGTTCTTCGAGGGGTGCCTGAGCATCCCCGGCTGGCAGGCCGTGGTCAGCCGCCCGGACCGGATCCGGCTGCGCGGGCAGGACGAGACGGGGCGGGAGCTGGACGAGGAGTTCACCGGCTGGCCCGCGCGGATCGTCCAGCACGAGACCGACCATCTGGACGGCGTCCTCTATCTGGATCTGGCCGAAACTCGTTCCCTGTCCTCGGCCCAGGCCGTCAGCGACTACTGGTCCCAGCCCACCCCCGCCACCGCCGCCCACTCACTGGGCTTCCCGCTCCGGACCACCACGGGCACCGATGACAACGGCGGCACCGTCGCTACCGCTCCGTAACCACGCGCCGACCAGCGGCATGTGTTCGTCATCGACTGGCAGTCGCCGAATCACCACACGGACACTGTGACGTACGTCGCCACGGCAAGACTGGTGAACGCCCGCAGTGCGCGCCGCCTCAGCGCACCGCACGGCGAGTGAGGCGTTTCTTTCCGCTCTTCCCCAGTCCCCACCGCTCCTGACTTCCCTTGAACGGAGAACAGGAATGTCCGTGCTCACGACGTCCTCGACGACGGCGCCCACCAGCTCGTACGTCACCTCGATCGCCCACACCCAGGAGCAGATCCACGCCGCGCAGCGGCTGCGCTACCAGGTGTTCGGCGAGGAGAGGGGCGGCCGGCTGGACGCCGCGGTCGACGGCCGCGACGTGGACGAGTTCGACGAGGTCATGGACCATCTGATCGTCACGGACACGGCGACGGGCACCGTGGTCGGCACCTACCGGCTGCTTCCCCCCGGGCGCAGCGAGCGGCTCTACTCGGACACCGAGTTCGATCTGCGCGGCCTTCCGACCGAGGTCCGCTCGTCCATGGTCGAGACCGGCCGGGCCTGTGTCCACGCCGATCACCGCACGGGCGCGGTCATCAACCTCATGTGGGCCGGCCTGGCCCGCTATGTGCTGCTGTCCGGGCATCGCTACCTCGCGGGTTGTGCCTCGGTTCCGCTCGCCGAGGGCGAGGGGGCGGCCGCCAACGCCTGGCTGCTGGGCACCACCAAGCACGCCGCCCCGGCCGAGATGCGGGTCCACCCGCTCGACCCGTGGATACCCTCGCGGCCGCTGGACGGCGAGCCCAGCTACGCGGACCTGCCGCCGCTGCTCCGCGGCTATCTGCGGGTCGGCGCCTGGATGTGCGGCTCCCCGCAGCACGACCGGGCCTTCAACGACGCCGACTTCTTCGTGCTGCTGGACACCGAGCGGATGAACGACCGCTACCGCCGCTACTTCCTGGGTGAATCCCAGTGACCGACGCGGCCGCGATGAGTCTGCCCGAGCACGCCTGGGCTGGCTGGTCCCCGTGCACTCCCGGCTGTGTCACCCACGCCGCCGACCGCGTCCCGGCCTCCCGGGGCGCCCGGCGGGCCGCGGTCTTCGTCCGGGCGGTGATGGGCGCGATGGTCTCCGGCCGGCGGATCGCCGAGCCCGAGACGTTGCGGGCGCGGGCGGCGACACTGCTGGACTCCCTCGGCATCCGGCTGGAGGTGACGGGCGACAGCACGCTGAGCGCGCCCGGCGGCACCGGCACGCTCGTCGTGGCGAACCACATCTCCTGGCTGGACATCCTCGCGCTGCTCGCGGTGGAGCCCGTGGTGATGCTGGCCAAGCGGGAGATCGCGGGCTGGCCGCTGATCGGCTCGCTGGCCACCCGCGCGGGCACGATGTACATCGACCGCGGTTCGCTGCGCGAACTCCCCGACACCGTACGGGAGATGGCGGCCCGGCTGCGTGACGGCCAGTCGGTGATGGCCTTTCCCCAGGGCATCACCTGGTGTTCGGGCACGGGCGGCAGCTTCCGGCGGGCCACCTTCCAGGCCGCGCTGGACGCGGGCGCGCCGGTGCGCCCGGTGACGCTGGAGTACGTCCAGCACGGCGTCCCGACCACGGTGGCCGCCTTCGTCGGCGAGGACGACTTCGGCGGCTCGCTGCGCCGGGTGCTGCGCGCCGACGGGCTCACGGTGCGGGTGGCCGTGCACCGTGTGCTGCGGCCGATGCGGGACGTCGACGACCGCCGCAGGGTCGCGGCACAGGCCCAGGCGACCGTCTGCGGGGCGCGGTTGCCCCTGCATCAGGAGATCCCCGCCCTCGAACTGGCACGCTGAGCCCGTCCGCTGCGGGCCCGCCGTACACCGGAGGCCGCGTCCCGGGCGCTCCCTCCGTAAACCGGACGCCGCGTCCCGGGCGCTCCGTCCCGTGCACGGATGGAGCGCCCGGGGCGGTGCTCAGCTCTCCGTCCGCCGGTCCTTGACCCGGCGGATCTTGCCCACGGAGCGCTCCAGCGTCTCCGGGTCCACGACCTCCACCTCGACCGTGAGCCCCACCCCGTCCTTCACTCCCCGCGCGATCGCCGCCGCGGCGGCCACGCGCTGCTCGGGACCGGCGCCGGGGCGGGCCTCGATCCGCACCGTCATATGGTCCATCCGGCCGCGCCGGGTCAGCTCGAGCTGGAAGTGCGGGGCCACCGCCGGGACCCGCAGCACGATCTCCTCGACCTGGCTGGGGAAGACATTGACCCCGCGCACGATGAGCATGTCGTCACAGCGGCCGGTGATCTTCTGGATGCGCCGGAAGGCGGGGCGGGCGGTGCCGGGCAGCAGCCGGGTCAGATCGCGGGTGCGGTAGCGGATGACGGGGAGCGCCTCCTTGGTGAGGGTGGTGAAGGTCAGCTCCCCCTCCTCACCGCCGGGCAGCACCGTGTCGCCGAGCGGGTCGACGATCTCCGGGTAGAAGTGGTCCTCCCAGACGTGCAGCCCGTCCTTGGTCTCCACGCACTCCTGGGCCACCCCGGGGCCGATCACCTCCGAGAGCCCGTATATGTCCACCGCGTGGATGTCCATGCGCTCCTCGATCTCCCGGCGCATCTCCTCCGTCCAGGGTTCGGCGCCGAAGATGCCGACCTGGAGGGAGGTGGAGCGGGGATCGACGCCCTGCCGCTCGAACTCGTCGAGGAGCGTCAGCAGATAGGACGGCGTGATCATGATGATCTCGGGCCCGAGGTCCTGGATGAGCCGCACCTGCCGGGCGGTCATGCCCCCGGAGGCGGGGATGACGGTGCAGCCGAGCCGCTCGGCGCCGTAGTGGGCGCCGAGGCCGCCGGTGAACAGCCCGTAGCCGTAGGAGATGTGCACCTTGTGGCCGGGCCGGCCGCCGGCCGCGCGGATCGAGCGGGCGATCACCTCCGCCCAGACCGCCAGGTCGCGCTCGGTGTAGCCGACGAGGGTGGGACGGCCGGTGGTGCCGCTGGAGGCGTGGAGCCGCCGCACCTCGCTCTGCTCGACGCCGAACATCCCGAAGGGGTACGTGTCGCGCAGATCGTCCTTGGTGGTGAAGGGGAACCGGGCCAGGTCCTCCAGGGTGCGGCAGTCCTCGGGGCCGACCCCGGCCGCGCGGAACTTCTTGCGGTACAGCTCGACATGGTCGTACGCATGGCGCAAGGTGGCGCGCAGCCGGGTGAGCTGGAGCGCTTTCAGCTCCTCGGGGCTCATCCGCTCGGCGTCATCGAGCGGAGCCACGCTCAGGGATTCCGCCATGGGCCGTCCACCACCTCCGCTTGCCGACCGAACATTCGGTCACCGTTCGGGCGCGGTCCAGTAATCCAGCATCCGACCTGGCTGTCAAGGGTCGGGACGGCCCGGCCGCGCTGTTCCGCACCCGGCCGGACGCGGAAGGGCGCGGAAGGGCGCGGAAGGATGCGGAAGGATGCGAGGGGGTGAACGATCGGCGCGGCCCCTCCGTATCCGTAGATGCGATGGACGCAGCCGCGACCGGATCCGATGCGAGAGGGCCTTTCATGTACGACGCCGCCGACGCCGACGCTCCGCACCCGTTCCGGCCCGCCGGCCGCCCCCCGCGCCGCCACGGTCCGCGCGCGGTGGCGGTCGCGGCTGCGGTCGCGGCGGCGGTGGGCGCGCTGCTGACCGTCGCCGGATGCGGCGGCGGGGACGGTAAGGCGGACGCCAAAGCGGAGACCGGGGGGAACGCCGCCCAGCCGAGCGCGAGCCCCGCGCCCAAGGCCGCGCGGGTGGAGCGGCTCGCCTCGGCCGCCGGTTGCACGCCGCAGTTCACCACCAAGGTGGACGACTACCGCCAGGCCGTGTGCAAGACCGCCAAGGGCAAGTTCGTCTTCCTCGACTTCGTCACCGCCAAGGGGCAGCGCGACTGGCTGGAGACCGCGCAGATGTACGGCGGGGTCTACCTGGTCGGCAACCGCTGGGTGCTGTCGTCCTCGCCCCGGAAGAACATGGAGACGCTCCGGGAGGAGTTCGGCGGCACCATCGAGGAGGGCACCTCCTACGGGGGCGCCTCCCGCGGCCCTCGGTGATCACTCGCCCATCGCCCATCGCTCGCCGCCGATCCCGTGTCCGGCGGCTCTTTCCCCTCCCCGCCCCTTCCCGAACCGAGGGCTCCGCCCCCGGACCCCGGGGCCAGCGGCGAATGCGCATACCGATCCCGCGGGAAGGGGCGAAGCCCCGGTCGGAGGTCTGGGGCCGCAGCCCCGACTGCGGGCCTGGAACGCAGCCCCGGGCGCGCGGCCTGGACCTCGGCCCCAGTTGCGGGGCCTGGAGCTCCGAACTCCGCCCCGGGTGCAGGGCCTGGGACGCAGCCCCGGGCGCGCGGCCTGGAACTCCGCCCCAGGTGCGTGGCATGGGACGCAGCCCCAGGTGCGGCGGCCTAGAACTCCGCCCCAGGTGCGGAGCCTGGGGCACAGCCCCGGCTGCGCGGCCTGGGACGCAGCCCCGGGCACACAGCCTGGAACTCCGCCCCGCCTGCCGGACCTGAGGCGCAGCCCCAGGTCCGGGGCATGGGGCACAGCCCGGGCGCGCGGCCCGGAACTCCGCCCCAGCTGCCGGACCTGAGGCGCAGCCCCAGGTGCGCGGCCTGAAACTCCGCCCCAGCTGCGGAGCCTGGGGCACAGCCCCGGATGCGCGGCCTGGGACGCAGCCCCAGGTGCGCAGCCTGAAACTCCGCCCCGCCTGCCGGACCTGAGGCGCAGCCCCGGATGCGCAGCCTGGGGCGCAGCCCCAGTTGCCGAGCCTGGGGCGCAGCCCCAGTTGCCGAGCCTGGGGCGGAGCTCCAGTTGTGGGAAGGGGCGGGGAGGGGAGCAGCCCGCCGCAGGCGTCACGACCCGCCGGACACCGCGTCACGACCCCCCGGGCACCCCCTGAACGTCGGCGAGCGCCCGCAGCGTGGCCGCCTCCCGTGGCAGCAGCCGCTCGTCGTCCCCCGGTACGAACTCCAGCAGGACATCCAGCGGCGGGCCGCCGGACACCGCGGCGCGGTGGGTGAGCAGCCGCTCGAAGGCGCTGCGCCACAGTGGGGCGCGGGCGGTCAGCGGCAGCCGGGTGGTCCCCGGCCACCAGGAGAAGGCGTGCACCGCGGCGACCCGGTCCCCCAGCGCGTCCAGTCCCTTCAGCGCCTCGGCGTCGGGCATGTCGACGGGCGGCTGCCAGTAGGTGGCGACCTCGGCGCGGTCCACCTCGTCCAGCAGCCGGAGGGTGTGGTCCGCGCCGTCGGTCAGGGTGTTGCGG
Coding sequences:
- a CDS encoding class I SAM-dependent methyltransferase: MAAAPHIELDSRSPEAVDGRQIRAVTFQDSRLEYVRTTLKSAELSASGSRAVVVGSGRGLLARGLAGLGFDVVAVDPSATATEMAREAGGGEHPGIEYRTAPAEQLGLADGAFDLAYYADTFEITSDLDRVLAEAARVLRPGGVLIYDTVNRTFLSRLIYLGAFQRVPMTRIMPAGRYTAARLRTPAELTAALDRQGLRNEDICDFKPKDPRSLVKATMARRKGQISDEQIPPIVDFVLAPDARPLVTYLGYARKG
- a CDS encoding winged helix-turn-helix transcriptional regulator; the protein is MTRTPLADVACSIARATDLFGDAWTALIMRDVLTGVTRFDDLAHDLGISRKVLAARLSRLVEEGVLIRERYQERPPREHYRATAKGEELYPVLLALMDWGDRWYAGPAGPPARIRHLGCGQDTTPVSACAHCGEPLTVGNTTQLPGPGGRTGPGTRVLGPLLAAREDAPETGHPATV
- a CDS encoding NUDIX domain-containing protein, whose product is MTRKRSAGLLLYRGAGPAVEVLLAHMGGPFWAAKDAGAWSVPKGEYDEDETPEAAARREFEEELGVPPPGGEPIPLGSVTQTGGKEVTVWALAGDLDPERITPGTFTMEWPKGSGRMREFPEIDRVAWFGPDEARRKIVTKQRVFLDRLEELLQGTDGAGPGGDRTPGEGPGDRTDGAGPGRA
- the paaK gene encoding phenylacetate--CoA ligase PaaK — translated: MAESLSVAPLDDAERMSPEELKALQLTRLRATLRHAYDHVELYRKKFRAAGVGPEDCRTLEDLARFPFTTKDDLRDTYPFGMFGVEQSEVRRLHASSGTTGRPTLVGYTERDLAVWAEVIARSIRAAGGRPGHKVHISYGYGLFTGGLGAHYGAERLGCTVIPASGGMTARQVRLIQDLGPEIIMITPSYLLTLLDEFERQGVDPRSTSLQVGIFGAEPWTEEMRREIEERMDIHAVDIYGLSEVIGPGVAQECVETKDGLHVWEDHFYPEIVDPLGDTVLPGGEEGELTFTTLTKEALPVIRYRTRDLTRLLPGTARPAFRRIQKITGRCDDMLIVRGVNVFPSQVEEIVLRVPAVAPHFQLELTRRGRMDHMTVRIEARPGAGPEQRVAAAAAIARGVKDGVGLTVEVEVVDPETLERSVGKIRRVKDRRTES
- a CDS encoding lysophospholipid acyltransferase family protein, which codes for MTDAAAMSLPEHAWAGWSPCTPGCVTHAADRVPASRGARRAAVFVRAVMGAMVSGRRIAEPETLRARAATLLDSLGIRLEVTGDSTLSAPGGTGTLVVANHISWLDILALLAVEPVVMLAKREIAGWPLIGSLATRAGTMYIDRGSLRELPDTVREMAARLRDGQSVMAFPQGITWCSGTGGSFRRATFQAALDAGAPVRPVTLEYVQHGVPTTVAAFVGEDDFGGSLRRVLRADGLTVRVAVHRVLRPMRDVDDRRRVAAQAQATVCGARLPLHQEIPALELAR
- the def gene encoding peptide deformylase, yielding MPTTTVSELVDELLSGTRPLPIISAGVPVLRQPALPYEGQLAADQLDRLLAAMRETMHSAPGVGLAAPQIGVPLRLAVIEDPAEVADEVRQVRGRVPQPYRVLVNPAYEPVGDGRAAFFEGCLSIPGWQAVVSRPDRIRLRGQDETGRELDEEFTGWPARIVQHETDHLDGVLYLDLAETRSLSSAQAVSDYWSQPTPATAAHSLGFPLRTTTGTDDNGGTVATAP
- a CDS encoding GNAT family N-acetyltransferase, which encodes MSVLTTSSTTAPTSSYVTSIAHTQEQIHAAQRLRYQVFGEERGGRLDAAVDGRDVDEFDEVMDHLIVTDTATGTVVGTYRLLPPGRSERLYSDTEFDLRGLPTEVRSSMVETGRACVHADHRTGAVINLMWAGLARYVLLSGHRYLAGCASVPLAEGEGAAANAWLLGTTKHAAPAEMRVHPLDPWIPSRPLDGEPSYADLPPLLRGYLRVGAWMCGSPQHDRAFNDADFFVLLDTERMNDRYRRYFLGESQ
- a CDS encoding ChaB family protein; amino-acid sequence: MPGREELPSTLERSPEDARRTWIKAHDSAVEQYGEGERAHRVAYGALKHKYEKIGDHWERKEKGRKGPSDPRSARPRQLGGRTGEGVDERATKQHLYDVAQRLGIEGRSRMSRPELLDAIRKANRMRTRRAREENG
- a CDS encoding DUF2267 domain-containing protein, whose translation is MRYEELTGLVQARAQLPDRQSAERAIRATLETLAERIPGGLADHMAAQLPREAGEPLRRVAAAHEGSPEERAHRRDHGERFDLTGFAGRVAWRTEHTEEEALREAAAFFEVLDSAVDPELMEKLYGVLPSDIRELLPEARAEQDAPRSERGRRPDPQGPRER